The genomic window GTTGATCCTGCAAGGAAAATCAGGGTTGGCAACAAATTATATTTCGGAGAAAAAGAAAATGAGATCCTTATTGCCGAAGTGATTGACAACACTACCTCGCGTGGCCGGACCATTCGTTTTCTTAATGATGCAGAGGATGATGAATTTTATGCCTCACTCCATAGCCTTGGGGAAACTCCTCTGCCAAAATATATGGAGCGAACTGCTGAGCCCGAGGATGCAGAATCCTTCCAAACCATTTTTGCCGCCCAAACAGGAGCAGTCGTTCCGCCAGCTTCCGGAATTCATTTTAGCCGGGAGATATTAAAATGGTTCGAGATTAAGGGCGTAGTGATCGCGGAGGTAACGCTTCATCTGAGCCTGGGTTCCCTCAGGAGCATCGAAGTTGAAGATCTTTCTAAGCATAAAATGGACTCGGAGAATTATATTGTTCCCAAGGCGACTGCTGAATTGGTGAATCTAGGCAAGCGCAATAAGAAGAGAATATGTGCGGTAGGAAATAGCACCATGCGCGCCATCGAATCCTCCGTTTCATCCAATGGAATGTTAAAGGGATCAGAAGGATGGACTGAGAAGTTCCTTTTTCCTCCTCATGACTTCAATATTGCTACTTGCATGATAACCAATTTCCACGAGCCTAAGTCTGCCTTTTACATATCTACGGCAACCTTTGCGGGTCCGGAAT from Bacteroidia bacterium includes these protein-coding regions:
- the queA gene encoding tRNA preQ1(34) S-adenosylmethionine ribosyltransferase-isomerase QueA, whose amino-acid sequence is MKLSDFNFELPESLVAKYPAPYRDESRLMVLHRDTGKMEHRTFKDIVEYFDEGDVMIVNNTKVFPARLYGKKEKTGASIEVFLLRELNKEQRLWDVLVDPARKIRVGNKLYFGEKENEILIAEVIDNTTSRGRTIRFLNDAEDDEFYASLHSLGETPLPKYMERTAEPEDAESFQTIFAAQTGAVVPPASGIHFSREILKWFEIKGVVIAEVTLHLSLGSLRSIEVEDLSKHKMDSENYIVPKATAELVNLGKRNKKRICAVGNSTMRAIESSVSSNGMLKGSEGWTEKFLFPPHDFNIATCMITNFHEPKSAFYISTATFAGPELLRKAYKEAIKEEYRFRDYGDAMFIL